A single window of Deinococcus aquiradiocola DNA harbors:
- a CDS encoding phenylalanine--tRNA ligase subunit beta, protein MKLPYSWLKELVPQLPPVTELEPIFASLGTPLEGVEEVAAPPEGVLLVTVTQAAPIEGTQLTRLELDTGAGGPRTIASGAPNAVGLPAGTMLALVTPGTTLGGMEYGVRSLQGVESWGMAASAKELGLGESAAGLMLFPAGTAAPGTPMHTLWAADTVLDIEVTPNRADVLSVLGLSRDLAAALRLELVQPPAGPAATGRGEIEISLPSRGLSIERDPSRKFRVGCDNFVARTVNGVRNGPSPLWVQRRLSLCGSRTVNAVVDVSNYVMFELGQPTALYDRRDVINDRILVGFGLRQGESVTDLLGGVHTVGAEDLLIMDGREVGVPSVTDAFAAAGEVQAGEAVLGVAGIVGALHGSVRADTSDVVIESAHFDPVLLRRTSTRLGLKTDAVFRYERGTDPLLPARAADRIAGLLGELGGVVHPGATQAGTPEVPGVIALDAGYARRLLGMEIAADEMADILTRLGCVVVRDGDALTVTPPSWRVDMNGPEDLVEEVARLHGYAALPETLPTVQTHADNVGADEASRARRDLKRAVAGLGFQEVVTYTFTSDEEALSARTERPNVRLRNPMTAERTGLRTALFPSLLRAAGQAGKGERLLIFEVGHVFPQSGETERLGLLMRGPLAPGGWQPGVAGGYAAFAGLVSALAGTLGAALEVRQLRGDAVPAGLHPGIAGEVVWNGVACGWLGALHPEIAAAFGLKGDTFLLEVTLPLPGRAWAFRDPSRAPAAWRDLAVIAPQDVSYAEVAALLRREAGPLLESTQPFDVYVGDSVAAGQRSVAVRLTFRGERTLTDAEVDPVMAHVMAQVRAQGWSIREK, encoded by the coding sequence ATGAAACTTCCCTATTCCTGGTTGAAAGAACTCGTCCCGCAGCTTCCTCCGGTCACCGAACTGGAACCGATCTTCGCCAGTCTGGGCACGCCGCTGGAGGGCGTGGAGGAGGTGGCCGCCCCGCCTGAGGGGGTGCTGCTCGTGACCGTGACGCAGGCCGCGCCCATCGAGGGCACGCAGCTCACCCGGCTGGAGCTGGACACGGGTGCGGGCGGCCCGAGGACCATTGCCAGCGGCGCGCCGAACGCGGTGGGTCTGCCTGCGGGCACGATGCTGGCCCTGGTGACGCCGGGCACGACGCTGGGCGGCATGGAGTACGGCGTGCGGAGCCTGCAGGGCGTGGAGAGCTGGGGCATGGCGGCCAGCGCGAAGGAGCTGGGGCTGGGCGAGAGCGCGGCGGGCCTGATGCTGTTCCCGGCGGGCACGGCGGCGCCCGGCACGCCGATGCACACCCTGTGGGCGGCGGACACGGTGCTGGACATCGAGGTCACGCCGAACCGCGCGGACGTGCTGAGCGTGCTGGGGTTGAGCCGTGATCTGGCGGCGGCGCTGCGGCTGGAGCTGGTGCAGCCTCCGGCCGGTCCGGCCGCCACCGGCAGGGGTGAGATCGAGATCAGCCTGCCGAGCAGGGGCCTGAGCATCGAGCGTGACCCGTCGCGGAAGTTCCGGGTGGGCTGCGACAACTTCGTGGCGCGGACCGTGAACGGCGTCCGGAACGGTCCGTCGCCGCTGTGGGTGCAGCGTCGCCTGTCGCTGTGCGGGTCGCGCACGGTGAACGCCGTCGTGGACGTGTCGAACTACGTGATGTTCGAGCTGGGCCAGCCGACGGCGCTGTACGACCGGCGTGACGTGATCAACGACCGCATTCTGGTGGGGTTCGGGTTGCGGCAGGGGGAGTCGGTGACGGACCTGCTGGGCGGCGTGCACACGGTCGGCGCGGAGGACCTGCTGATCATGGACGGGCGCGAGGTGGGCGTGCCGAGCGTGACGGACGCGTTCGCGGCGGCCGGTGAGGTGCAGGCGGGGGAAGCGGTGCTGGGCGTCGCGGGGATCGTGGGTGCGCTGCACGGGTCGGTGCGGGCGGACACGTCGGACGTGGTGATCGAGTCGGCGCACTTCGATCCGGTGCTGCTGAGGCGCACGAGCACGCGGCTGGGCCTGAAGACGGACGCGGTGTTCCGGTACGAGCGCGGCACGGACCCGCTGCTCCCGGCGCGCGCCGCGGACCGGATCGCGGGCCTGCTGGGCGAGCTGGGCGGCGTGGTGCATCCGGGCGCGACGCAGGCGGGCACGCCGGAAGTGCCGGGCGTGATCGCGCTGGACGCCGGGTACGCGCGTCGCCTGCTGGGCATGGAGATCGCGGCGGACGAGATGGCGGACATCCTGACGCGGCTGGGGTGCGTGGTGGTGCGGGACGGGGACGCGCTCACGGTCACGCCGCCGTCCTGGCGGGTGGACATGAACGGCCCGGAGGACCTCGTGGAGGAGGTGGCGCGCCTGCACGGGTACGCGGCGCTGCCGGAGACGCTGCCGACCGTGCAGACGCACGCGGACAACGTGGGCGCGGACGAGGCGAGTCGCGCGCGGCGCGACCTGAAGCGCGCCGTGGCGGGCCTGGGCTTCCAGGAGGTCGTGACGTACACGTTCACGTCGGACGAGGAGGCGCTGTCGGCGCGCACGGAGCGCCCGAACGTGCGCCTGCGGAACCCCATGACGGCGGAACGCACGGGCCTGCGCACGGCGCTCTTCCCCAGCCTGCTGCGCGCGGCGGGGCAGGCGGGCAAGGGGGAGCGGCTCCTGATCTTCGAGGTGGGGCACGTGTTCCCGCAGAGCGGCGAGACGGAACGCCTGGGGCTCCTGATGCGCGGGCCGCTCGCGCCGGGCGGGTGGCAGCCGGGCGTGGCGGGCGGGTACGCGGCGTTCGCGGGGCTGGTGTCGGCCCTGGCGGGCACGCTGGGCGCGGCACTGGAGGTGCGTCAGCTTCGTGGCGACGCGGTCCCGGCGGGCCTGCATCCCGGCATCGCGGGCGAGGTCGTGTGGAACGGCGTGGCGTGCGGGTGGCTGGGGGCGCTGCACCCGGAGATCGCCGCGGCGTTCGGCCTGAAGGGCGACACGTTCCTGCTGGAGGTGACGTTGCCGCTGCCCGGGCGGGCGTGGGCGTTCCGCGACCCGAGCCGCGCGCCGGCCGCTTGGCGTGACCTGGCGGTGATCGCGCCTCAGGACGTGAGTTACGCGGAGGTGGCGGCCCTGCTGCGCCGCGAGGCGGGCCCGCTGCTGGAGAGCACGCAACCCTTCGACGTGTACGTGGGCGATTCGGTCGCGGCGGGGCAGCGGAGCGTCGCGGTGCGCCTGACGTTCCGGGGCGAGCGGACCCTGACGGACGCCGAGGTGGACCCGGTCATGGCGCACGTCATGGCGCAGGTGCGCGCCCAGGGCTGGAGCATCCGCGAGAAGTGA